A region from the Gossypium hirsutum isolate 1008001.06 chromosome A08, Gossypium_hirsutum_v2.1, whole genome shotgun sequence genome encodes:
- the LOC107886353 gene encoding uncharacterized protein, translated as MCRSTDYYDFRCADQNLLKIKAFFIRISGFDSFSNSLTLLYPPRINESALHVSGTAIRSDSSSFLVLHRMVNVKTRSGEAIYGSRELVQAGDGVCFDVYSGEDKVLKGIFRREEQKWKMECKCALETRDGKTVGAERAVADVCVAVEGDKAMGERVRMIARKNRRVGFDQLEDIPEESEVSDECSGSCVESDGDDIEGRCDGDCEGIQDMCTAGEGVSWAFDVGIWVMCLGVGYLFSRASAKSLRRIRIL; from the coding sequence ATGTGTAGGTCTACGGATTATTACGACTTCCGGTGCGCCGATCAAAACCTTTTAAAGATCAAAGCTTTCTTCATCCGAATCTCGGGTTTCGATTCCTTTTCAAATTCTCTCACTCTACTCTACCCACCAAGAATCAACGAATCGGCGCTTCACGTTTCAGGGACTGCTATCCGCTCTGATTCCTCCTCCTTCTTAGTTCTCCATCGGATGGTTAATGTCAAGACGAGGAGCGGAGAGGCAATATACGGGAGCAGGGAGCTAGTTCAGGCCGGTGATGGAGTCTGCTTCGATGTTTACTCAGGAGAGGACAAGGTGTTGAAAGGGATTTTTAGAAGAGAGGAGCAAAAGTGGAAGATGGAGTGCAAGTGCGCGCTGGAGACAAGGGATGGGAAAACGGTCGGCGCTGAGCGCGCGGTGGCGGATGTTTGCGTGGCAGTGGAGGGAGACAAGGCGATGGGAGAGAGGGTGAGGATGATTGCGAGGAAGAATAGGAGGGTGGGTTTTGATCAGCTGGAGGATATTCCAGAGGAGAGTGAAGTGAGCGATGAATGTAGTGGCAGTTGTGTGGAATCAGACGGTGACGATATAGAAGGAAGGTGCGACGGAGATTGTGAAGGGATACAAGATATGTGTACGGCGGGGGAGGGAGTGAGCTGGGCCTTTGATGTGGGGATTTGGGTGATGTGCTTGGGTGTTGGTTACTTGTTCTCCAGAGCCTCCGCCAAAAGTTTGAGACGGATTAGAATACTATGA